From Cucumis melo cultivar AY chromosome 1, USDA_Cmelo_AY_1.0, whole genome shotgun sequence, a single genomic window includes:
- the LOC127148467 gene encoding uncharacterized protein LOC127148467, which yields MWRHYLYGEKIQIFTNHKSLKYFLTQKELNMRQRRCLELVKDYDCEILYHPSKVNVVVDTLSRKVSHSAALITEQAPLLKDFERAEIAILIGEVTLQLAQLSVQPTLRQRMIVAQLKDPYLVEKRRMAEAGQDEKFSITSDDGLMFERRLFVPADGA from the coding sequence ATGTGGAGACACTACTTgtatggtgagaagatacaaATTTTTACTAACCACAAAAGCCTGAAATACTTCTTAACCCaaaaggagttgaacatgagacagAGAAGATGCTTAGAGTTAGTAAAGGACTATGATTGTGAGATTCTGTATCACCCAAGTAAGGTGAATGTGGTAGTTGATACGCTTAGTcggaaggtatcacattcagcagcacttattactgAGCAGGCTCCTTTGCTTAAGGACTTTgagagagctgagattgcaATTTTAATAGGGGAAGTTACCTTACAGTTGGCTCAGCTGTCAGTGCAGCCGACCTTGAGACAGAGGATGATTGTTGCTCAGCTAAAGGACCcatatttggttgagaagcgtcgCATGGCAGAAGCAGGACAGGATGAGAAGTTCTCCATAACCTCTGATGATGGACTTATGTTTGAGAGGCGTTTATTCGTCCCAGCAGACGGTGCATAG